ATGGGTAGCTTTACCCAGAAGCAGTTGGAGGATGCGTCCGGCATCCACGCCGGAACCAGCTTTACTGCAGCGGATCTTAACTCCGCCGCCCAGCGCCTCGCCAACACCGGCTACTTCAACGATGTTGGCGCCACACTCGACGGCAAGACCTCAGCCATCACGGTCCAGTTCAGCGTCAAGCCCACCCCGCTCGACCATATGCTGCACGTCGGCTTCGAAAACTTCATCTGGCTCAGCCACGACGAAATCGAAGCCGCCGTCAAGGCCAAGGTACCGCTCTTCATCGACCGCTTGCCCGAGAACAGCCCCCATAACGAGGAGATCAAAGCCGCTCTCACAGAGGCTCTCGCTGCCAAGTCGATCAACGCCGAGGTCCACTACGACACCTTCGAGCCGACTCTCCGCCACCCCGAGCGCGCCGTGACCTTCAGCATCGACAGGCCAACGATCCGGGTCGCCAATATCAAACTCGCCGGTGTAACGCCCGACCTCGTGCCTCTCGTCCAGAAATCCGTCAATTCGACCGCACGCACCCGCTACACCGAAGGCCCGGCGGACGTAACCACGGCCAATCGTATTCTGGCTCCACTGCTGGATGCGGGTTACGCTCAGGCAACACTCACGGACGTTGTCCCGGCTCCCACGACGGCGGCCGACGGCTCGATCGGCATTGTCCTATCGGCGAAGCTGGACGCGGGCGAGGTCTTCCACGTCTCCGGCATCACCTACGCGGGAATGCCCTTATTCTCCACCGCTGACTTTAATGCCGCGACGAAGATACACCCGGGTGATCTGGCCTCGCGCACCGCCCTGATCGCGTCTCTCGCGCCCATAGACGCCGCGTACCGCCGCAAAGGCTACATGGATGTGGTCATCGAAGCAACGCCCACCTTCGACACGACCGCACATCAGGTCGCCTACACCGTCAGCGTCCAGCCGGGCGAACCCTACCGGATCCACGAGGTCACCCCAAACAATCTCGACCCTGTCGCTCGCGGTGACTTCGATCGCAACTTCCTCTTGAAGCCCGGTGAGATTTATAACCCCGAGTACGTAGCAGGCTTCATCAAGAACAACACCGCGCTACGCTCGTTCGAGGGCTACTCCGCCAGCTTCAAGGCCTACGCGGACCCCGACACCCACACCGTGGATCTGGTCATCAACTTCATCAGAACCGCTCGCCCGACCGCTGCCGGAGGTGGAGAGTAAGGGGAATTCCCTTACTCCCACTCAATCGTTCCGGGCGGCTTCGATGTAATGTCATAGACCACGCGGTTGATGCCCCGCACTTCGCTGATGATCCGGCTCGAGATCGTCCGCAGCAGCTCATACGGCAGCGGAGCCCAGTCCGCCGTCATGCCGTCCTCGCTCTCGACCGCGCGGATTGCGCAGGTGTTCGCGTACGTCCGCTGGTCGCCCATCACGCCCACCGACTTGACCGGAAGCAGTACCGCAAAGCTCTGCCACACCTGCTTGTACAGCCCGGCCTTCTTGATCTCGTCCACGACGATCTGGTCGGCTTCCTGAAGAATCGCGACCCGCTCCGCCGTCACCTCGCCAAGAATCCGCACCGCAAGCCCCGGTCCGGGGAACGGCTGGCGATCGATGATCTCGTCCGGCATCCCCAGGTCACGCCCAATCCGGCGCACCTCGTCCTTGAAGAGGTCGCGCAGCGGCTCGATCAGCTTCAGCTTCATATCCGCCGGCAGACCGCCGACGTTATGGTGGCTCTTGATCGTCTGCGACGGCCCCTTCACGCTCGAGCTTTCGATCACGTCGGGGTACAGGGTTCCCTGCACCAGCCACGCGATCTCCTCGCCCGAACTCTTCTCGGCCTCGAAGATCTTCTTGGCCTCGTCGTCGAAGACGGCAATAAACTCGTTGCCGATCACCTTGCGCTTCTGCTCGGGATCGGTCACGCCCGCCAGCTTCGACAGGAACCGCTCCGACGCATCGACCGCGACCACGTTCAGCCCGAGCTGCTCTCGCATGGTCGACTGCACCTTGGCAAACTCGTCCTTGCGCAGCACGCCGTTGTTGACGAAGATGCACGTCAGCCGGTCGCCGATAGCCCTGGCCACCAGCACCGCTGCCACCGACGAATCGACTCCGCCGCTGAGCCCACAGATGGCGTGCCCATTGCCGACCTGCTCCTGCACCCGCGCCACCGTGCTCTGGATAAAGTGCTCCGGCGTCCAGTCAGCCGAGCAGCCGCAGATGTCGATGGCGAAGTTCTTCAGCAACTCCATTCCCTGCCGTGTGTGCGCGACCTCGGGATGAAACTGCACGGCGTAGATCTTCCTCGCCTCATTGGCGATACCCGCCACTGCACTCGCGGTCTTAGCCGTCAGGGCAAAGCCCGCAGGCAGCTCCACCGCGTGATCGCCGTGCGACATCCACACATCCAGCTCGGCCGGAAGCCCGTGGAAGAGCGGTGTCTCGGCCACGACGGACACTGTCGCATGGCCGTACTCGCGCTGATCCGCACTCTCCACCCGTCCGCCCAGGTGGTGCGTGATGAACTGCAATCCATAGCAGATGCCCAGCACCGGCGCACCCAGCTCCAGCACCTTCGGGTCCGCCGCCGGGGCGTCCGCGTCGTACACCGAGCAGGGGCCACCCGAGAGCACGACTCCCTTCGGGTTCAGCGCCTTGATCTGCTCCAGCGAGGCCGTGCACGGCAAAACCACGGAGAAGACGTTGAACTCACGTATCCTCCGCGCAATTAGCTGCGTATATTGCGAGCCAAAATCCAGAATGACAATCGTCGAGGTATCCACCTAGTTA
This is a stretch of genomic DNA from Granulicella sp. WH15. It encodes these proteins:
- a CDS encoding POTRA domain-containing protein; its protein translation is MLSFRLVPLALLCLSATSFAQTYTAQRVQFSEMGSFTQKQLEDASGIHAGTSFTAADLNSAAQRLANTGYFNDVGATLDGKTSAITVQFSVKPTPLDHMLHVGFENFIWLSHDEIEAAVKAKVPLFIDRLPENSPHNEEIKAALTEALAAKSINAEVHYDTFEPTLRHPERAVTFSIDRPTIRVANIKLAGVTPDLVPLVQKSVNSTARTRYTEGPADVTTANRILAPLLDAGYAQATLTDVVPAPTTAADGSIGIVLSAKLDAGEVFHVSGITYAGMPLFSTADFNAATKIHPGDLASRTALIASLAPIDAAYRRKGYMDVVIEATPTFDTTAHQVAYTVSVQPGEPYRIHEVTPNNLDPVARGDFDRNFLLKPGEIYNPEYVAGFIKNNTALRSFEGYSASFKAYADPDTHTVDLVINFIRTARPTAAGGGE
- the guaA gene encoding glutamine-hydrolyzing GMP synthase; amino-acid sequence: MDTSTIVILDFGSQYTQLIARRIREFNVFSVVLPCTASLEQIKALNPKGVVLSGGPCSVYDADAPAADPKVLELGAPVLGICYGLQFITHHLGGRVESADQREYGHATVSVVAETPLFHGLPAELDVWMSHGDHAVELPAGFALTAKTASAVAGIANEARKIYAVQFHPEVAHTRQGMELLKNFAIDICGCSADWTPEHFIQSTVARVQEQVGNGHAICGLSGGVDSSVAAVLVARAIGDRLTCIFVNNGVLRKDEFAKVQSTMREQLGLNVVAVDASERFLSKLAGVTDPEQKRKVIGNEFIAVFDDEAKKIFEAEKSSGEEIAWLVQGTLYPDVIESSSVKGPSQTIKSHHNVGGLPADMKLKLIEPLRDLFKDEVRRIGRDLGMPDEIIDRQPFPGPGLAVRILGEVTAERVAILQEADQIVVDEIKKAGLYKQVWQSFAVLLPVKSVGVMGDQRTYANTCAIRAVESEDGMTADWAPLPYELLRTISSRIISEVRGINRVVYDITSKPPGTIEWE